A part of Anabas testudineus chromosome 7, fAnaTes1.2, whole genome shotgun sequence genomic DNA contains:
- the LOC113167852 gene encoding trace amine-associated receptor 13c-like, producing the protein METLEEPELCFPQLLNTSCRKYARPHSEAMLIYVTLSSISLLTVSLNLLVIISISHFRQLHTPTNLLLLSLAVSDFLVGLIVIPFQILLTEPCWFLGDMVCILYFFVPYITVNASVVNMVLISVDRYVAICDPLHYSTKITQKRARISVLLCWVYCVFYSFMILYDNLKLPGRYNSCFGECVIIIMGAVDLVLGFVVPISAIIILYVRVFVVAVSQARSMRSHIAAVKLQRSVTVTVKKSELKAARTLGVVVAVFLMCYCPPYCVALSGYDLTIGTSTNDFLVFLLLSNSCLNPMIYAFIYAWFRKSVKLIVTLKILQPNSSEASVL; encoded by the exons atggagacactggaggaacctgaactctgctttccacaactCCTCAACACCTCTTGCAGGAAATATGCACGTCCTCATTCTGAGGCAATGCTTATTTATGTTAcactgtcctccatctctctgctcactgtgtctctcaacctgctggtcatcatctccatctcccacttcag gcagctccacactcccaccaacctcctccttctctctctggctgtctcagacttccttgtgggTCTCATTGTGATACCTTTTCAAATCCTGTTAACAGAGCCATGTTGGTTCCTGGGTGACATGGTGtgcattctgtatttttttgtacCATATATCACTGTCAATGCCTCAGTAGtgaacatggtgctgatatcagtcgatcgttatgttgctatctgtgaccctctgcattactctactaaaataacacaaaagagaGCTAgaatctctgttctcctgtgttgggtttactgtgttttttacagctTCATGATTTTATATGATAACCTGAAACTgccaggcaggtataactcctgctttggagaatgtgtgattaTTATAATGGGAGCTGTTGATCTTGTCTTAGGTTTTGTTGTCCCTATTTCAgccatcatcattctgtatgtaagagtgtttgtagttgctgtgtctcaggctcgttccatgcgctcccacattgcagctgtcaaactgcagcgttcagtgactgtaactgtgaagaaatcagagctgaaagcagccaggactcttggtgtggttgttgctgtgtttctcatgtgttactgtccaccTTACTGTGTGGCGCTCTCGGGCTATGATCTCACGATTGGTACTTCAACCAATGATTTCTtagtttttctacttttatcaAACTCCTGTTTAAATCCTATGATCTACGCCTTTATTTATGCatggtttagaaaatctgtcaAACTCATTGTTACACTGAAGATTTTGCAGCCTAATTCCTCTGAGGCCAGTGTACTGTAG